A part of Plasmodium coatneyi strain Hackeri chromosome 8, complete sequence genomic DNA contains:
- a CDS encoding Kir-like protein: protein MAPGKGTSGKLPSEEVYDKFERSKACPNEGEYENYRGQMEDVIRPVLQKEHINKGNLTTEIAEGWCNAYKIKTEERPQDYRPGHFFYYWLGNKIKEKLPENGDFPKVIREIYSKLPKDKETEQSIFGILYGDIIWHTFQNRKKLFDYDYDYKKLKQQPQEGDSCPWKEKLYEKWTEAIKAHEDLFKACAEDDPSKYCYGFRKTNTRERTHPKPQDLTCTTKREEEDEGDEEGEEDDLVEEEELLLDDNLLEDEEEGNNLGNLPSRGIYTQLQQGTVCSKKISNEEEIKQMLRSHGVEASTVDKIISSLCYISTLGSDRDKQVKYCKFVYYWVGEELSKIPGVTKFQEAMKGCKDKIYDSESEHKCEFLYTPEEKKVFKASKIMFDYYTDRDSIEENLMSKDRDCTNPYYKYLQKAQYAYRTIRRSCNGNDSDQWCEQFKSMYGECRSTGKVKASQCKVENTPGIPCWGDSRWEAVILPPEDGVTSPGSNATTTAAASSAIGLVGLPLFAFFSYKYNLLPSWISNTIFGNNNNRRKKRSTGRQNIDELTETSTIGPGENDSTYDSATDTSTIGDLSTTTDASTIYNSNLNRRGGTSNNRRGKQQPQRQQSHRNIGYQNM from the exons atggcgcCA gggaaaggaacttcgggtaaattaccttcagagGAAGTGTACGATAAATTCGAAAGGTCCAAGGCGTGTCCCAACGAAGGGGAATACGAAAATTACAGGGGACAAATGGAGGATGTGATAAGGCCAGTATTACAGAAAGAGCACATTAATAAAGGGAATTTGACCACTGAAATTGCAGAAGGATGGTGCAATGCATATAAGATAAAGACCGAAGAGAGACCACAGGATTATAGGCCTGGGCACTTCTTCTACTATTGGTTAggtaataaaataaaggagaaattgCCTGAAAATGGGGATTTTCCAAAGGTCATAAGGGAAATTTACAGTAAACTGCCAAAGGACAAGGAAACGGAACAGAGTATCTTTGGAATTCTATACGGCGATATTATCTGGCACACTTtccaaaatagaaaaaaattatttgacTATGACTATgactataaaaaattaaagcagCAACCACAGGAGGGTGACTCATGCCcctggaaagaaaaattgtacGAGAAGTGGACAGAAGCTATAAAAGCACATGAGGACTTATTTAAAGCGTGTGCTGAAGATGACCCTAGTAAATATTGTTACGGCTTCAGGAAAACCAATACAAGGGAAAGGACACACCCGAAACCGCAGGACTTAACATGTACTACAAAGCGtgaagaagaggatgaaGGTGAtgaagagggagaagaagaCGACCTcgtggaagaagaggaactaCTGCTGGACGACAATCTCCTAGAGGACGAGGAG GAGGGGAACAACCTAGGTAATTTACCATCAAGGGGAATATATACCCAACTGCAACAAGGCACAGTGTGctccaaaaaaattagtaacgaagaagaaataaagcaaaTGTTGAGGAGCCATGGTGTGGAAGCATCCACTGTTGATAAAATCATAAGTTCCTTATGTTATATAAGTACACTAGGAAGTGATAGGGACAAACAAGTAAAATATTGCAAATTCGTTTATTATTGGGTGGGTGAAGAATTATCTAAAATTCCGGGGGTTACAAAATTCCAAGAAGCTATGAAAGGCTGTAAGGACAAAATATATGACAGTGAGAGCGAACATAAGTGTGAGTTCCTTTACACTCccgaagagaaaaaagtctTCAAAGCGTCAAAAATAATGTTCGATTATTATACAGACCGAGATTCTATagaggaaaatttaatgaGTAAGGACAGGGATTGTACTAACCCCTATTATAAGTACCTGCAGAAAGCACAATATGCTTATAGGACTATCCGGCGTTCGTGCAATGGGAACGATAGCGATCAATGGTGTGAACAATTTAAGAGCATGTATGGAGAATGTAGGAGTACGGGGAAGGTAAAGGCATCCCAGtgcaaagtggaaaatacaCCAGGAATTCCATGTTGGGGTGATTCCAGATGGGAAGCGGTTATATTACCTCCAGAAGATGGGGTAACGTCCCCTGGAAGCAATGCCACCACCACCGCTGCTGCCTCTTCTGCTATTGGATTAGTAGGATTACCATTATTCGCTTTCTTTTCATACAAG tACAATCTTTTACCGTCCTGGATAAGCAACACAATCTTTGGTAATAACaacaatagaagaaaaaaaagatctacTGGACGTCAAAACATTGACGAATTAACAGAAACGTCAACTATAGGTCCAGGAGAGAATGATTCAACATACGACTCCGCAACGGACACTTCTACAATAGGAGACTTgtccacaacaacagatgcatctaccatatataattcGAACCTCaacagaagaggaggaacaagtaataatagaaggGGAAAGCAACAACCACAGAGGCAACAGAGTCACcgaaatataggttatcaaaacatgtga
- a CDS encoding DNA polymerase delta small subunit, producing the protein MSEDATKRVKPDSGDDDESPLQKKVKKEHYNYENHSKEFLISKATYTQQYCEIYSARTKAMKGLLVRTVERLVGCSGQANGHINGNVKVELGCEVKREGGEDAKGLAGKEYSLLHYLKELKTNENCYCIGTLFKKMELRPSILNEYISEINETEDVVVNYTHDEDVLFLEDETARLKLEGNINSDHYVTGLTVIIKGRGMSNGSLYVDELIYAYVPKLEVPRCISDDDKYIMFVSGIQISERNGNVNNTSLLKDFILGLYGDKDLSEKLIRVVIVGNCLRNVDGDEKDMKTVDTFFASLCPGVYVDLMPGENDPTDAILPQQPFPNLFFKTARNYSSFKCVTNPYLFSIDNVNVCCMSGEPVNNIVSYSKNSPMDALRMIAKSRILSPTCPDTLGCYPFMEKDPFCLQDDDKYPHIFVNGNCTDLEVQHMHGENTLPLLVCLPSFDVTPKALLVNIRNMQHVTLTFDVGK; encoded by the coding sequence ATGAGCGAAGACGCAACCAAGCGCGTGAAGCCCGACTCTGGGGATGATGACGAGTCCCCCCTGCAGAAGAAGGTCAAGAAGGAGCATTACAATTATGAAAATCACTCCAAGGAGTTCCTCATTAGCAAGGCGACCTACACACAGCAGTACTGTGAAATTTACAGCGCTCGGACCAAGGCGATGAAGGGGCTGCTGGTGAGGACGGTGGAACGGTTAGTCGGATGTAGCGGTCAAGCCAACGGTCACATAAATGGTAATGTCAAGGTAGAGCTGGGGTGCGAAGTAAAGCGCGAAGGTGGGGAAGACGCTAAGGGCCTGGCTGGCAAGGAATACTCCCTCCTGCACTACTTGAAGGAACTTAAGACGAACGAAAACTGCTACTGCATAGGTACGttgttcaaaaaaatggagctgCGGCCCTCCATCCTAAACGAATACATCAGCGAAATCAACGAGACGGAAGACGTCGTGGTGAACTACACACACGATGAAGACGTTCTATTTCTAGAAGACGAAACGGCAAGGTTAAAGTtggaaggaaatataaacAGTGACCATTATGTGACGGGGCTAACAGTTATTATAAAAGGGAGGGGCATGAGCAATGGCTCCCTATATGTGGATGAGCTcatttatgcatatgtgccCAAGTTAGAAGTTCCGAGGTGCATTAGCGATGACGACAAATATATCATGTTCGTCTCGGGGATACAAATAAGTGAACGAAACGGAAATGTAAATAACACCTCTCTATTGAAGGATTTTATTTTAGGATTATATGGAGATAAGGACTTATCTGAGAAGCTAATCAGGGTAGTTATTGTTGGGAACTGTCTTCGTAATGTTGATGGCGATGAGAAAGACATGAAAACCGTTGATACGttttttgcttctctttGTCCAGGTGTGTATGTCGATTTAATGCCTGGGGAGAATGACCCCACGGATGCCATCCTACCGCAACAACCTTTTCcaaacttattttttaagaCAGCTAGAAATTACAGCTCCTTTAAGTGCGTCACTAACCCCTACCTTTTCTCCATCGATAATGTAAACGTATGCTGTATGTCCGGTGAACCCGTTAACAATATCGTCTCTTACTCGAAGAATTCTCCAATGGATGCTCTAAGGATGATTGCGAAGAGCCGCATTTTATCTCCCACCTGTCCAGATACCCTGGGGTGCTATCCCTTCATGGAAAAGGACCCCTTCTGTTTACAGGACGATGATAAATATCcccacatttttgttaacgGGAATTGTACAGACCTCGAGGTGCAACACATGCACGGGGAGAACACGCTACCCCTGTTGGTGTGCCTACCCAGCTTTGACGTCACCCCCAAAGCGCTCCTCGTCAACATCAGGAATATGCAACACGTAACGTTGACCTTCGACGTTGGGAAGTAA